DNA from Meleagris gallopavo isolate NT-WF06-2002-E0010 breed Aviagen turkey brand Nicholas breeding stock chromosome 12, Turkey_5.1, whole genome shotgun sequence:
CTCCAAAGAGAAGCTGCTAACCAGCATGCACAGTGTTCAGCAACAGCTGTGTGTCAATGCATTAACATCTTCACAGACAAAACACCCCTACTAGCTACAGAAAAAGATAATGTTTACCACCAGGCTCTATTTCATGACAACTTTATCTCTGTCAAGTGATCTTAAGCCAGACCTGCACAGATTTCCACCAATGGATTTATTTTACACAAAGCCTCTGGAACAGCAAAACTTTGAACATTGACTGAGAACCCTTGGGACAAcccagagaaagcaaagcacaacAGGAGGACCCAGTGCTCAGCTGAGCCCTGAACGGAGCAGGTTGCTCAGTAGGTAGTACAATTTCTTCAGCAATATCTTGCAACATGTGCAACTTCAAACTGACCCTACTGCGATGGAGCTGATGAATCTCCTCTGGCCTGGAGAAGGGCACGTTTTTGTGTACGCGGTGAACAAAAGGCACAGCCCCATTGCAAGTCTCATTTTGCAAAGCAGGCCAGCAAACCTTCCCCACAAGTATCCTTCTTCCCCACACAAATGGCAGCTTCATGCATTATACTGCTCATCTACAAGCCAAGAAAGGAACTAACTGAACGCACCTATAagaatatgctttaaaaatcaCTCACTTTAATATGTCCTCCAAACGTgtcaaaggagaaaaactgaCATTGATTTTCTCCATAACAGGAGTCTTCCATTTCTCCTTGGATAAGTATATTTCTAGTCAGAAGACCGACCTCTGCCCTCATATCGATGCCGTCTATGACTTCGCCAATATGAAGATAAAGTGGGCTGCCTGTGGAAATTGGAAACCTTTTTGTTCAACATGAGCACATGTTCATTATTGCATTGCTCTAAGCAAGTGCACGCCTTTCCTTCAAGCAATCACTGAGTTTGGGACATGCCCAGCAATTAATAAACAATCCACAGGAGATCAGCACTTCCCTTGAGTTCTAGAAGGGGCAGCTGCTTCAGGTCAGATTTTAAGTCCCAGTACAACACTGGGGCCTTTCAGGTCTCCTGTGACAGGGACACAGGTTTATGGGACAACATGGCTTAAGTGGCCATGGTGGCGATGGGCTGACAGTcagacaagatgatcttagtggtcttttccaaccttactaattctatgatttagcTAAGACTAATTAATGTAAATGTAGAATGTAAAAGACTTGACAATGTAAAGATTTACCTCAAATGAGaagctcaattaaaaaaatctcatacCATCAATTTTCACTTGATTGCTTTTACATTCAGGGCAAGGAAGGAGATTGAACTCCTCAGCCTGATGCATGGAATAATCCGTACTGGCAATGACGATCCTGTCACCAGGTAACCAACTTCTAACATCATCCACTAAATGGAGAATTATTCCTTTGGACACCTCCACTTTAAACCCATTATGAGGCActcctgaaaaatgaaacaatccattattattattattattattattttttacagttaCACATACCAGAATAATACAATTAACCAAAGAGCCACCAATGTCGTTTTTATCTAGAGAACATCATGAGAAGTAGAAGTGCTTTTTGCGTCAGTGTGATTTCCTTGCAGGTGGCAAAAGGGGTACTTTATAAGAGTGCTGCTGTTAGTGTGGTCACCGTGCATATGAGCAAAATCCAATGGTATGAATATCATTGCGCAGTTCAGATTCATAGCAGAGAGAAAAGACTgagcaaagcaacagatgacAAACTGTTATCAGCAAACACAAAACCTTTTATCCATCCACTGAAAGCAGTAACAGTGAAACGGGTGCCATCGTAGGTGAGGAATTCTCTTTGGGCTACGGCTAACCCTGTTGTCCCATTCCCATGATACTCTCTCTTATCCTCCGACGTCGAAAGCGGATCCCCTCCGAGGATCCCCACCAGCGCCCAGGGCTGCCTGGAGGAGACGAGGAAGGAGAGTTCCGAGCTGCACCCCGCGACCCCAGGGAGCGACTCAGGAGAAGGCAGGGCGGCGCGGCCTCCATCcctcccctctctccctccGGGCCCCTCCGCCGGGCAGCGCGGCGGCCGCGGAGCTGTCCATGGTTCCCAGACCCCCAGGGCCGCAAGTTCGAGCCCCGCTCCCGCCGCCCGCCCGCGCGCTCACCTGTAGCCCAGCCGGGAGATGTGTTGGCTGCGCAAGCGATCCCGCAGTAGCAGCCGCGTCNNNNNNNNNNNNNNNNNNNNNNNNNNNNNNNNNNNNNNNNNNNNNNNNNNNNNNNNNNNNNNNNNNNNNNNNNNNNNNNNNNNNNNNNNNNNNNNNNNNNNNNNNNNNNNNNNNNNNNNNNNNNNNNNNNNNNNNNNNNNNNNNNNNNNNNNNNNNNNNNNNNNNNNNNNNNNNNNNNNNNNNNNNNNNNNNNNNNNNNNNNNNNNNNNNNNNNNNNNNNNNNNNNNNNNNNNNNNNNNNNNNNNNNNNNNNNNNNNNNNNNNNNNNNNNNNNNNNNNNNNNNNNNNNNNNNNNNNNNNNNNNNNNNNNNNNNNNNNNNNNNNNNNNNNNNNNNNNNNNNNNNNNNNNNNNNNNNNNNNNNNNNNNNNNNNNNNNNNNNNNNNNNNNNNNNNNNNNNNNNNNNNNNNNNNNNNNNNNNNNNNNNNNNNNNNNNNNNNNNNNNNNNNNNNNNNNNNNNNNNNNNNNNNNNNNNNNNNNNNNNNNNNNNNNNNNNNNNNNNNNNNNNNNNNNNNNNNNNNNNNNNNNNNNNNNNNNNNNNNNNNNNGCGTGCCCTAGGGACACAGAAGACCCGGGTACACTGTGGGGCTCAGGGCTCACCCCAGGCACAATGCGTGCTCCCATGGGGTGCCCTGTCCTACAGATTTCTACGGGAACATCAGAACCAAAACATCCCCCCGTGACAGCGGGTGAACAGAGAAATGTCTGTCGCCTCACCTCATGTCACCTGGCTAACCTGAATGCAGAACCAAAGACTTCCCTTTAGAAAGTACTTCAAAGAAATCCACATGCATTTACACCTCTGGCATGGACCACACTCCTCACTCTTGCAGACACCTGCCCAGCCTCCAGCCTCGgtgcacacagcagtgcctcCACCGCTTCTATTTTCCATGAACCAGAATATCACCTTTTCCCCGATCACCTTCTCCCCAGGTtgtaaaacacagcagaacagaatttcCTGGGGACACCACTTACTTCAGTCACTCCTTTCCATCCCTCATCCCTGCTCTGCATCCCAACACCCAGCAACGAGGCCAAGCCAGAAGGCAGCAGTGCTCCCACATACGGCCAAAGCCAAAGCGCTGCGAAGCCACAGGTGCTGCATCTCAGCGACAGTTGTGTGCCATCATCTGGTCACACCGCTTCAATCTGTCACAACTGAAATCTACTCCAGCTAAGGATTTCTTCTGACAGAGGGCACAAAGAGGCCATAGGCACGTTAGGAACAGCGGGCAGAATAGAAGACACAACTGCTCCCCTACACTCTGCTCTGGATGCCAGATGCTGGTGGGTGTCaacacagctcccagcctgAAGGAACACACTGGGAGAGGCTTGAGCTGCCATTTTTGCTGCTGGCTGTTCATTGATCGTGCAATGATGGCACTTCTATTCCTGTCTCAAACAGCTTTTggcattttccttccaaaaaggGAGCAGCATTAGTCAGTGTTGTGCCTTGTTCTTATCTGAATGCGACATGTATGGACGTGAGGTACAGCAGCCTGGGTTTGTGGTTTTGGCAGATAGGTGGATCTGCTGGTGGGAGCTGCAGGCGGGACGAGACAAACAGGAGTGTGTCGTCTCCAATTACCCTGAACCCTGTGGTTCTTGGTAGAAGGAGGTAGAAGGGAACACAAGGGTCCCTTGAAGCCTCAtagatttgtatttaaaatatgtactCTAAGATTCCATGGACTTACTTGCGACCTAAATAAAAGATGGCAATGATTAACCCAACCAACCCTGTGATAGCAGAAATAAATGCCGTGCAGACTTCAGTCAGCACTCAGCTCCATGCAGGTCCTATGAAGCTGTTAGCAAAGCCAAAGGTGACTCTGGTTCCTATGGGtcttttttggaaaaagaaCGCCGAATTTGGATAGGGTTCAAATCCTTCACAGCCATTTCCCCTGCAGCCTCAAAACCCACAGAAATGCACTGCTGAAAGCCCTTTCCAAGAGAAAGAATCCCCCTTGGAGGTGAACTATCtattttctgctgcattaaGTTTTCACCAGCTGAGGAGAGAGATTACAGAGCAGATCATGGACAGATCATCTCATTTCTTTGAAGAGTGCCACTTCACTTCCAGGAAAGCACACACATTCTGCATATTGGTGCCTGTGAGTTAAagccctttcctttttcctgcaaTGGGAAACCACGACAGCCTACCGCCTACTGTACATCTtccttgaaaacagaaaaatcaatcCGATCTCACAGGGTGGCTCCCGAAAGCGTGTTTCCCGGGCACACTCCCTGGCTGACCGCTATCCTGTTTCCTTATTGCCACCcggggaaaggaaggagaagcgGAGTCAGCGTCCCCTCGGCAACGCCCGCTCCCACGTTCCTCCCTCCGCCGCCCGAGCGCTGCCGGNNNNNNNNNNNNNNNNNNNNNNNNNNNNNNNNNNNNNNNNNNNNNNNNNNNNNNNNNNNNNNNNNNNNNNNNNNNNNNNNNNNNNNNNNNNNNNNNNNNNGGCGCCGCTCAGCCCCGTAGCCCCGTGACTCAGGCACCTCCTGCAGTCCCCCTCATTACATTAGCAACGTTTCTTCAATATGTTTTTCCCTGCGCCTCTTCTTCGTTGCACATCTGCCATcctctgtggtttttttttatttgtatttttttatatattttttttctgccttagTTTTGTATTTTCCAAACGCATTTCCACAGACAGCCCCCAGTTCCCAGCAGGGCACTTTgtggaatcattaaggctggaaaagagctctaagatccAACCCCAcgcccaccccaccatgcccactgaccacaacctcagtgccacatccccacggttcttgagcacctccagggacggcgaccccaccactccctgtgcatcactgctcttttggagacaaaatttttcccaatatccaacctgaacctcccctgttGCAACATGAAGCCactccctctcatcctatcgctgttactgggagcagaggctgacctctgcctcaccacaacctccttccagggagtgataaggtctcctctgcacctcctccagactgaaccatcccTGTTCCCTCAACCATTACCCACAGGACATGCTCTAGACACcgttccctgctcctgctggctgcactatttctgatagaagccattggccttcttggccacctgggctcactgctggctcatgttcagctggctgtAAACCAGCACCTCCAGATCCTTTTAGTCCTTCACCTCAACAAGGAAGCAGGAAGTGCTAGCCTAGCTGTGCCCTaggtgctgggagcagcacacTCCAAACATGTGCATCAGGGATGCATTCAGGCTGCTGTGGGCCTGGCAGCCACACTGAGCTGGGGAAGTCACCACAGCATGGCTTTTAGCACTCGCAGacagcacaaacacagctcACAACTGACCCATGGCACTTTGCCCTCCTAATACCTCACCACTGGAGCACCTTCAGCCCTTGCCAGAGaatcagaatcatttgagttgaaagggacccttcAAGGCTCCAGTTGGGGGcttgcactgaacagggacacctacagctgatcaggtgctcagagccccattcagtCTGACCTGgagtgtctgcagggatgggacacccaccACCTCTATGGGCAACCTATTAACCTGGGCCATGGCTCAGCCAAGCGCTGGGGCCTGCAAACCAGAGCAGCCCCACCTCACTCATTGGTGCAACACAGGATCAAAAAACACACCGCTGTGGGTACCTAccactgtgctctgctttgGGCTTTGGTGGTATCTTCCTTGCTTTCAGCATGTGCTCCTTAAGCAGAGTGAAGACCTTGTGCTGCTGGCCCTCAGTGAGCACGCCCATGTTCCCCAGCAGCCGCAGCATCctgtgcagcaagaaaggcCTCAGCTTGTGCCGCGCCATCTTGAGGGGACTGACGTACATTTGGGGTATTTTGGGTAGCTTGGCATCGCGGTCACAGTTGTACAACCGAAAGAGGTTCCAGGCCAAGCCAGGTCCAAAGGTATCCACTGAAATATATCTGGAAAGTTTGAGGAGCACATCACAGGACAACTGCTTCTCTTGTGACTTCTGGCCCAGGTTTTGACTTAGGGAACTTCTGCTGGTATTGGGACGGAGGAAGGGGCTGAGTCTATGTGGTCCTACAGTCCCAGGCAGGGTGCTTTGGCTGTGCAGCAGTTCTTCATGTTCCACATCCCACCACAAGCTGCTGGGACCTGGGCTATGCTCTGAAATAGTCATAAATACAGCAAAACTATTACAcatgagaaatgaagaattcTGGTGGGtctacatatatacatacacacacacttccATTAATGTTTTGCAGCATCCCTGGATGCACTGCAAATTGTTGAATCACTTTGACAAACTCACTGTGTTCTTCTCCAGGTCAAATCAATATATTTGCAATGGACAGATTTAGAGGTACAATAGTGggataatatatataattcatGTTTTCTATAATGCTTTATATGCGTTCTAAAATGTTTATAACATTCTCTATAATGCTAAATGGCTGAGCAAAGCCATTGCCCTGATGCAGCAGGGTTAGGCTGGGGCTTCCTCCTATGGACAAAAAGCATTGCTGTAGGAGATTTGGGGCTCCCTGGAGTTATATTTGCTTTGAAGCAAATATATAACTACTCCCACATAGCACTCCTCCATCCAGGCTGAGCCCGAAGTTTCAATTTACACCCTGAGAAGTGACCGATAAAACAATTAAATTCAACATCAGCAGGCTGCGACTTTGCTAGAGACCCAGGAACATCCATGAAAGCTCTACTGATGAAAAAGGATGAGGAACCCGAAGCTGAATTGCATCCTGCCCACAGTGTTTGGAACAGTTAATGCTTTAGCATAAGGACGTACCACTGAATGCTGGAGGtcacgtccctgagccctgGAATGTGCCCGCAGTGCTCGTACTCATTGCTGAGCAGCAGATGAAATGTTCCATTTCCTACAGCATGACTGGgaagtttcaaatattttttctatgtgaTTTCAAGATTGGAGTTATCAGCCTCAAGTAGTTGCGGCTTACCGTCCAGGGGATTATTTGCATGCTTTAACCAAATTGGTTATATATCACACTGCTGTGCTAGAGGATTATGTAGCAAAGTGCACATTTATGGCCATAATTCATCACTGAAACATAACCCTGTACTACTGGGAAACGGCAAGATGTGACCGCCAAGACCAGATGGCAGCGGGTAATTCAGGAGCATCCTAACGGCTGCAGCACTTTGCATCCTTCATTCAGAGCAATCCAGACGTTGCAAGAGAACAAAGCACCGCGTAAAGCATGACTTCGATTGAACAGAACTTCGGATGCTAACAAAGCCCCGAGGAACTAAGGAAAGTGAACGAAAGGCCGATTGCACGCAGCCACCTCCAAAGCCACAAGCAAACCACGGCGCCCAGCAGAGCCCAGGCTGGCAGTCAGCCTCCAGCTTCCTTCCTTCGGGCAGCCGTCGGTGCCGGCAGCCGTACCCACCTCCCGGCaggggcagccccagctctgcacgCAGCTCCCATCACCGCCTTTagggcagcccccagcccagccgTGCTACAGACGGCAGCACGAGGAGCCCCGGGCCGGAGCGGCAC
Protein-coding regions in this window:
- the LOC109369636 gene encoding uncharacterized protein LOC109369636, which gives rise to MPPGAPPGLGTAAGPPRSSTLVLVLVAVLGARPEAARSVPRQRRYEHSPGPSSLWWDVEHEELLHSQSTLPGTVGPHRLSPFLRPNTSRSSLSQNLGQKSQEKQLSCDVLLKLSRYISVDTFGPGLAWNLFRLYNCDRDAKLPKIPQMYVSPLKMARHKLRPFLLHRMLRLLGNMGVLTEGQQHKVFTLLKEHMLKARKIPPKPKAEHSGRYPQRCVF